In Gemmatimonadaceae bacterium, the sequence GGCGCTCGAGCTGCACGTGCACGCGGGACACGGCCTCACCGTGCGCAACGTGACGCCGGTGGCCGCGATCGCCGAGATCGAGGAACTGAACATCGGCCACAGCATCGTCAGCCGCTCCGTGTTCGTCGGGCTCGCGGCCGCCGTCCACGAGATGCGCATCGCCATGAACGCCGCGCGGGCCTCCGGCTAGCGGCGCTCGCGAGGCACCGCCTAACTTCTCGCCACCCGCACCGATCGCCGCATGCATGGTTCGCCTGAACTCCTCGAGTTCTACCTCGTCGAAGCCACCGAATACATCGATGCGCTGCACGAGCTGGTGGCCGACGCTCGCGGCGCACCCGATGCCAACGCGCTCCTGGCGACGGCGCGCGCGCTGCGTGGCAGTTCCACGATGGCGAAGGTCGAACCGATCGCCGGACTGAGCCTGGTGCTCGAGGACATCGCGGTCCGCAGTCATGACGCGGACTTTGCGTGGACGCCGGAGTTGCACCGCGCACTTCGCGGGGCCGTGGACGACCTTCGGTTTGCGGTCCGCGGCGTCCGAGTCTGGTCGGACCGCGAGCAATCGCGCGTCGACGCACGGGTCGCCGACCTGCGACGGTTTCTCCCGGGCGAAGGCCGTCGCGCCACGCCGCCGTCGTCGGAGTCCACCACGCCCGTGTTCGTGGCCCTGCAGGCAGCCGCCATCGCCGCGGAGCTCGACGCGTTTGTCGCCTCGCCCGAGCACCGTCGCGCCCTCGACGATGCCATCTCCCGCACGCGAACCCTGCGCGGCATCGCCGGCATCAGCGACTTCCCGCCCCTGCACGACGTGGCGGAGGCGGTCGAGCACGCGGCACGACGCCTGATGCCCGACGCCCCGTTGTCCCACGACGAGGTGGAGCTGTTCGGCGCTGCCGCACATTTGTTCCGCGACGCGGCCGCGCAATTGCGACGCGGACCGACCTACACGCCGGCAGCTGCCGATACGGCCCGCATCGCCGCCGCCACGCACCGCACCGAGACACCCCCGGTCGCCGCGCCGGCGGTGGTCCGCATCGAGCAGCTGTTCTATGCCGACCAGGGTCCGCATGTCGTGGAACCGCCCGCGGCCCCCGGCCGGCCGGAAGACCGGCTGCACCAGGAGCTGCTCTCACGTTCCGAACACCTCCAACGGCTCATCGACGACGCACGCCGAGCCGTCGACGACGTCGTGAAGCGCCGACTGCAGCGCGACCTCGCGCTCACGGTCCGTGACATCGAAAAGCTGGCCGCAAGTTTTGGTGCCCACCAACTCGCGGCGTTCTTTTCGGACGCCGGGGAGTCCGGCGACTTGCTCGCTCCCTCGGAGCTCGACTCCCTGGCGACCGCGGCGCGCGTGACCATCACCCCCTTCCCGTCGTTGGATGAGTTGGAACGACGGATCGCCGTGGTCACGCGGTCTCGTCACATCGCCCCGACGTCCACCGCCAGCGTGACGCCACCTGTCCAGGTACCGCCCACCGCCACACCAAGAGCGCCGCAGCCGGTCGCTCCACCGACCGCGGCGCGCAGCGCACCCACCGGGCGCGCCCTGCAGGATCTGCTCCGCACCGGCATCGAGGAGTTCCGGTCGCTCGACCGGGAGCCGCTGCTCGCGCCGGCGGACGTCGACGGGGGCGAGATCGTCGAGATCGGGACGCTCACCTTCAGTGGCCCCGACGCGCTGGCCCGCGCGATTGCCCTGCGCGACGACTGGCGCTCGCGCGGTGGTGCCGAAGACGAATCGCTGCGCGAGATCTTCGACCTCCTCGACCTCGCGACGTCCGAGTAATCATGAAGTTCGGTTGGCGTGGTGTGCTCGGCATCGTCGTGAGCGTTGCACTGCTCGCCTGGACGCTGCGTGACGTGTCGATGCGGGAAGTCGCCGACGTGCTGCGGCACTCCAGCGCGGCGATGCTGCTGGTGTCCGGCGCTGTCGCCACGCTCGTGTTTCCGCTGCGTGCCCTGCGATGGCGCGTGATCCTCGAACCCGTGGCGGCGCTGCCGCTTGGTCCGCTCTGGCGCTCGATCGCCATCGGCATGATGGTGAACAACGTCGCGCCGGCACGCGCCGGTGAACTGGCGCGCGCGTTCGCCATTACCCGCGAGGCCCCGCAGGTCAGGTTCGGCACCGCCTTTGGATCGCTCGCGGTCGATCGCATCATCGACGCCGTCGTCGTGGTCGTGCTGCTCGTGATCGCCATGCTGTTCAGCGACATCCCGACCACGACCACGATCAACGGCTGGACCGTGACGCGCGTCGCGCAGGTCGCCGGTGGGCTCGCGATCACCGCGCTCGCCGGTGTCACCGCGATCGCGCTGTTTCCGGGCCTCCTCACGCGGATCTTCGACGCGCTGTTCGCCCGGTTCCCGGGCCTGCATGGCCGCGGCCGTGCCATTCTCGACTCGTTGATCGGTGGCTTCGTCGCGTTGCGATCGCCCGGGCGATTCGTGCGGATCGTGTGGTGGGCGGCCGTGATGTGGCTCGTCAACGCACTCGCGTTCTACATCGGCTTTCTGGCCGTGGGGATGGACGTGCCGTTCTGGGCGGCCATCTTCGTCGCTTCGCTCATTGCCATCGGCGTGGCCGCGCCGTCGTCCCCGGGTTTCGTGGGCGTGTTCGAGTTCTTCGCCAAGGCCGGGCTCGCGCTCTACGGCGTGCCCTCCGGACTCGCCGTCAGTTGGGCACTCGCCTTCCATTTCATCGCGTTCATCCCGATCACGGTGTTCGGCTTCTACTACTTCGGCCGCCTGGGCCTCCATTTCAGAGACCTGGGCTCGGCGCAGCAACAGGCCGCGTGAACCGCACCGCGTCCGTCGCGGCCCAGGCCAAGGTCAACCTCGCGCTCCGCGTCCTCGCGCGTGAGGCGAACGGGTTTCATCAGATCGAGACCCTCTTCTGCCGCATCGACATCGCCGATGCGGTCACCGTTCGGCTCGACACCAGCGGTCGGTCGCTCCGGTGCCACGGTCCCGCGATCCCTGACGAGGGGCTCGGTCCCACGGAGCAGAACCTCGCCTGGCGGGCCGCCATGGCCTTCACCGAGGCCGCATCGTGGGCGACCGGTTTCGCCATCGAAGTCGAGAAGCACATTCCGGTTGGTGGAGGTCTGGGCGGAGGCAGCGCGGACGCAGGCGCGGTGCTCCGCTGCCTGAACGCCCTGGCACCGCGCCCGCTGGCAAACGAGCGCCTGCTCCAGATCGCCGGCACGCTGGGTGCTGACGTTCCGTTCCTCACGCAGGAGCGATCGGCGTTGGCCCTCGGCTGGGGCCGCGGTGATCGCCTCCTTGCGTTGACGGCCCCGCCACGTCGCGCCTGCCTCGTAGTGGCGGCGCCGTTCAGCGTACGGACCGCGGATGCCTACACCTGGCTCACAGAACGCCAGCCCTTCCCGGCCGGAAGCACCATCCTCGCGGCGGACGCCCTCGGGCGCTGGCCCGCGCTGGACGCGCTATCGGGGAACGACTTCGAGCCCATCGTTTTCGCGCGCCTCCCGGAGCTGCGGGCCGCATTCACGGCGCTCGACGCCCATCGCGGCCCAGGCGGGGTCGCCGTCGTCCGCATGAGCGGGTCGGGGTCCACGCTGTTTGCGCTGTACGACGGTCGCGAACCGGCCATCCCCCTGCCGCAGGGGTTTTCTGGCCGCCCGACCTGGACGAGTACGGAGGTGAGCTCGGTCGTGGTGACCTGACGACTGGGTGTCCGTTGAGCCTGCCCCGGCGGGCCACTAGCTTGAGGGGCTTCTGCCCCCTCGTCCAATGGCAGGACATCGGTCTTTGGATCCGAGAATGGTGGTTCGAATCCACCGGGGGCAATCGGCGTCCGCGCCCGCGGGAACACGTTACCCAGGGATCACTCCGCAGCACCGCCGCGCATTTGCTGCGCGTAGTTCGTTGTCCTACTTACGTTTACAGACTCCACAGCAATGGATCACCTGCCGGGCGTGCTCCGCGGTTTCAAGCTGCTATCGGGGAC encodes:
- a CDS encoding flippase-like domain-containing protein, translated to MKFGWRGVLGIVVSVALLAWTLRDVSMREVADVLRHSSAAMLLVSGAVATLVFPLRALRWRVILEPVAALPLGPLWRSIAIGMMVNNVAPARAGELARAFAITREAPQVRFGTAFGSLAVDRIIDAVVVVVLLVIAMLFSDIPTTTTINGWTVTRVAQVAGGLAITALAGVTAIALFPGLLTRIFDALFARFPGLHGRGRAILDSLIGGFVALRSPGRFVRIVWWAAVMWLVNALAFYIGFLAVGMDVPFWAAIFVASLIAIGVAAPSSPGFVGVFEFFAKAGLALYGVPSGLAVSWALAFHFIAFIPITVFGFYYFGRLGLHFRDLGSAQQQAA
- the ispE gene encoding 4-(cytidine 5'-diphospho)-2-C-methyl-D-erythritol kinase, translated to MNRTASVAAQAKVNLALRVLAREANGFHQIETLFCRIDIADAVTVRLDTSGRSLRCHGPAIPDEGLGPTEQNLAWRAAMAFTEAASWATGFAIEVEKHIPVGGGLGGGSADAGAVLRCLNALAPRPLANERLLQIAGTLGADVPFLTQERSALALGWGRGDRLLALTAPPRRACLVVAAPFSVRTADAYTWLTERQPFPAGSTILAADALGRWPALDALSGNDFEPIVFARLPELRAAFTALDAHRGPGGVAVVRMSGSGSTLFALYDGREPAIPLPQGFSGRPTWTSTEVSSVVVT